A genomic stretch from Asterias rubens chromosome 19, eAstRub1.3, whole genome shotgun sequence includes:
- the LOC117303130 gene encoding serine/threonine-protein phosphatase 2A activator-like, with translation MSSSEPEAAAPLAQSGHDDHGYVIPCKKIKNPMTLGAWEKSQTYSDFLGFIHTLSESVKGIKISEAGEPSETCAKLLSLLETLNHWIDEIPPTDQPQRFGNKAFRDWHKRLSDNSESIILTVMPVEHHKAVIELKAYLEDSFGNSVRIDYGSGHEMNFAAFLCCLYKLRVLTDTDSKVVALNIFNRYLELVRRLQTTYRMEPAGSHGVWGLDDFQFIPYIWGSAQLIDHPSIQPKDFHDCGVAQSNAKEYMYMRCIEYIHQCKNGPFFEHSPTLWGMTSVQHWQKINTGLMKMYKAEVLIKFPIVQHFLFGTILTLDPAT, from the exons ATGTCATCGAGTGAACCAGAGGCCGCAGCCCCATTAGCACAATCAGGACACGATGATCATGGATATGTCATCCCATGTAAGAAGATTAAAAATCCCATGACGCTGGGTGCATGGGAGAAGTCTCAG ACATACAGCGACTTCTTGGGCTTCATTCATACATTGAGTGAATCAGTCAAAGGCATCAAGATCAGTGAGGCCGGTGAACCCTCTGAG ACTTGTGCAAAATTACTGTCATTGTTGGAGACATTAAACCATTGGATTGATGAGATACCACCGACGGATCAACCGCAAAGATTTGGTAATAAAGCCTTCAGAGACTGGCATAAACGACTATCAGAT AATTCAGAGTCCATAATCTTAACAGTAATGCCTGTAGAGCATCACAAGGCGGTCATAGAACTCAAGGCCTACTTGGAAGATTCTTTCGGCAACTCTGTTAGGATCGACTATGGATCTGGACATGAGATGAACTTTGCAGCCTTCCTCTGTTGTCTCTACAAGCTGAGGGTCTTAACAGATACTGACTCTAAGGTTGTGGcattaaacatttttaacag GTATCTAGAGCTGGTCAGGAGATTACAGACGACATATCGTATGGAGCCAGCAGGAAGCCATGGAGTATGGGGTCTAGATGACTTCCAGTTTATACCATACATCTGGGGCAGTGCACAACTAATTG ATCACCCCAGTATACAACCGAAGGATTTCCACGACTGTGGAGTCGCACAATCTAACGCCaaggaatacatgtacatgagatgTATAGAGTATATTCATCAG TGTAAGAATGGTCCGTTCTTTGAGCACTCACCAACTCTATGGGGAATGACCAGCGTTCAACACTGGCAGAAAATCAACACAGGTCTGATGAAGATGTACAAAGCAGAG GTATTGATCAAATTTCCCATAGTACAGCACTTTCTCTTTGGTACCATCTTGACCCTTGACCCAGCAACATGA
- the LOC117303376 gene encoding uncharacterized protein LOC117303376, whose protein sequence is MTDSTVKELKVKRRNAKAALTRQGKALRLMIEGNRATDEVSSQLEKFELVYDSLVQKHEAYTEQISDDDEFTTEEEWLEECQQMFIALQCEAKDHLHVTPTPTEKESNPNEEASASTEKTSSSNDQSSSSAEQISSAEQSSTTSSAKQITESDSHISINGASDQKEEQTKANTAIHDVDKFCGFKMEKPKMPKYTGDVREYAIFKDDFKHMVDKRYGKRDAITLLRTCLQGKPLELIKGIGSDYDAAWEYLDTIYGDPRFITDTVTQDIMKFKPLRDGEDARFCELVHLVRRSYNTLKEVGRRNDMDNNHMLAVIEQKMNSDDRKVWSRHLERDKELATLQGLLDWMSSEMKSRMRATAPVRCVSQSPRSSINHIQQKDPTSMPFRDKCWVCHTSSHWTDHCDKFKGMSSANRFKMVKENHVCFSCLKKAGKGHNVSTCSRRRQCTEMINGLQCKHYHHQLLHFTPQQATGSVSVAVSTTRAEILLPVLQVQIMGTQITQPANILLDSGAQITLIRKSLAENLKLKGKDVITTITKVGGEEEELQTKVYEVRLRPKYKGPTYTVTAIGIPCISDDVAEVDLSEMAKLFKLHPSNLHRGSGPVDLLIGIDHASIHAGETHEAQNLIARQSPLGWVIFGTGPGDQNKTSRVLHVKYSTPVDMTDFWKTEAMGVAVKSCTCEPEKLSPAELKEAKIIEESCIRNGNRWTVPYPWKRDPKQLPDNKIQIEKRLYSTERRLAKNTSHAEAYDAQMKEMVEKKFARKLSEAELKSYKGPVHYISHHGVLRPESKSTPLRIVFNSSATYHGQCLNDYWYKGPDLLNNLFGVIMKFRENEVAVIADISKMYHQILIPERDQHVHRFLWRDLNTDRTPDIYVKTVLTFGDKPAPAMAQIALKKTAEAAEKQFPDAARVLKENTYMDDICDSVHTVNEAKKLTSEIDEVLAEGGFRVKGWLSNEALEENYTSEKEDERMKFLDTTTDEKVLGTVWNRKTDEFHYKVNLDLDKNLSTDDRELMQRKLTKRQILSQIAQIFDPIGFAAAFLIRTKIGMQHLWQQGLDWDQEIPKADHDSWIQLFKEMKELNEISFERCLTPSNAVGVPLLCIFCDASEEAFGACAYIRWQINDGTYDVRFIAAKSRVAPLKRLTIPRLELQAAVMGTRLYQAIMEELRLPVEEAVFMTDSMIALSWIRSQARGFKPFVSNRVSEIQSQTDPSQWRHVPGELNVADDVSRGVPVKQLTQRWKNGPEFLRFPEESWPKDAERVNQMEVDKERHKTQAVFITTETQEAIDCKKYSSWRKLIRVTAYVRRFVQNIRAKMQSCVNKESKQGPLSPQELTDAANYWIIKAQKNLHKRMANGEFKSLSPFTDDAGILRVGGRLHESTMFYHTKHPALLPHDHYISILIVRSIHQQGHTGVATTVAKTRQRYWILKAHNLAKTIKYRCVVCREAEHKLETQVMADLPKQRLAPYTPPFYFTSCDYFGPYQVKIGRNKTAKHYGVIFTCLNTRAVHLELAVDCSTMEYIQVLRRFFSIRGYPAQMISDNGTQLVGAQRELQRMIQGWNIEELKQFGAEKGMEWKFITPRAPHQNGCAEALVKSCKTALKRAVGAQVLTPFELYTVLLEVANLVNQRPIGRIPNDPDDGSYLSPNDILLGRASTDVPQGPFQETKNPRHRVEFVQRIIDSFWKRWSRDVLPCLVPRKKWRAERRNVRVGDVVTVSDTNPVRGKWCVGRVLEVFPGSDGKVRNVKVKTESGEYQRPITKIAVIYPAEGYDED, encoded by the coding sequence ATGACCGACTCAACAGTTAAAGAGTTAAAAGTCAAAAGAAGGAATGCCAAGGCGGCACTCACAAGACAGGGAAAAGCCCTACGTTTGATGATCGAAGGCAATAGGGCTACCGATGAAGTTTCAAGTCAGCTTGAAAAGTTTGAACTGGTGTATGACAGCCTAGTTCAAAAGCATGAGGCTTATACCGAGCAGATATCAGATGACGATGAATTTACTACCGAAGAGGAGTGGTTAGAAGAATGCCAGCAAATGTTCATAGCTTTACAGTGTGAGGCAAAAGATCATCTACATGTAACTCCAACACCTACAGAGAAAGAGTCAAACCCGAATGAAGAAGCCAGTGCCAGTACAGAGAAAACGAGTTCCAGTAATGACCAGTCCAGTTCAAGTGCCGAGCAAATATCCAGTGCAGAGCAATCCAGTACAACTTCCAGTGCCAAGCAGATAACAGAATCCGATAGCCATATCAGCATAAATGGAGCAAGTGATCAGAAGGAAGAGCAGACGAAAGCGAATACAGCAATCCATGATGTCGACAAATTCTGTGGGTTTAAAATGGAAAAGCCAAAGATGCCTAAGTACACAGGGGATGTCAGAGAATACGCCATCTTTAAAGATGACTTCAAGCATATGGTTGATAAGAGGTATGGTAAGAGGGATGCCATCACACTGCTGCGTACATGCCTACAAGGAAAGCCGTTGGAGCTGATTAAGGGAATTGGGTCCGATTACGATGCAGCGTGGGAGTACCTCGACACAATATATGGTGATCCACGATTTATTACTGACACCGTCACCCAAGATATCATGAAGTTCAAGCCACTCCGAGACGGGGAAGATGCCAGATTCTGTGAGCTAGTTCATCTTGTGAGAAGGAGTTACAACACATTGAAGGAGGTGGGGCGACGAAACGACATGGATAATAATCATATGCTAGCAGTCATTGAACAGAAAATGAACTCTGACGACCGTAAGGTGTGGTCCAGACACTTGGAAAGGGATAAAGAATTAGCGACGCTACAAGGACTGCTGGACTGGATGTCATCGGAAATGAAATCAAGGATGAGAGCAACGGCACCAGTACGATGTGTGAGTCAAAGTCCCCGATCAAGCATCAATCACATTCAGCAGAAAGACCCGACTTCAATGCCTTTCCGTGACAAGTGCTGGGTTTGTCACACTTCCAGCCACTGGACAGACCACTGTGACAAGTTCAAGGGGATGAGCTCAGCCAACCGATTTAAGATGGTTAAAGAGAACCATGTCTGCTTCAGCTGCCTCAAAAAGGCAGGAAAAGGCCACAATGTGTCGACCTGTTCGAGAAGACGACAGTGCACAGAGATGATAAACGGACTCCAGTGTAAACACTATCACCATCAATTACTGCATTTTACTCCCCAGCAAGCCACCGGTTCAGTCAGTGTTGCAGTAAGTACAACCCGAGCAGAAATATTACTGCCAGTCCTACAAGTGCAGATCATGGGAACCCAGATTACTCAACCAGCAAATATCCTTCTTGACTCCGGGGCACAGATTACATTGATCAGAAAGTCCCTCGCCGAAAACTTGAAGCTCAAGGGAAAGGATGTAATTACTACCATCACCAAAGTGggaggagaagaagaagagctTCAAACAAAAGTCTATGAGGTCCGTCTTCGTCCGAAGTACAAAGGTCCAACTTACACTGTTACTGCCATTGGTATCCCCTGCATAAGCGACGATGTTGCTGAAGTTGACCTATCAGAGATGGCCAAACTGTTCAAACTTCATCCAAGCAATCTCCATCGAGGTAGCGGCCCAGTAGACCTACTCATTGGCATTGATCATGCAAGCATACATGCTGGTGAAACCCATGAAGCCCAGAATCTGATAGCCCGCCAATCACCACTTGGTTGGGTGATTTTTGGAACCGGCCCTGGGGACCAGAATAAGACAAGCCGAGTTCTCCATGTAAAGTACTCAACACCAGTAGACATGACAGATTTCTGGAAAACTGAAGCTATGGGAGTAGCCGTGAAGTCCTGCACATGTGAACCAGAAAAGCTCAGCCCAGCAGAACTAAAGGAAGCCAAAATAATAGAAGAATCCTGTATTCGAAATGGAAACCGATGGACCGTCCCTTACCCTTGGAAAAGGGATCCAAAACAGCTACCAGATAACAAGATCCAGATAGAGAAGAGGCTCTATTCAACAGAACGCCGACTTGCAAAAAACACAAGTCATGCAGAAGCCTATGATGCCCAGATGAAGGAAATGGTGGAAAAGAAGTTTGCCCGGAAGCTGTCTGAAGCTGAACTGAAGTCATACAAAGGTCCCGTACACTACATCTCTCATCATGGAGTTTTGAGGCCAGAAAGTAAAAGCACACCTCTCCGAATTGTCTTCAATTCTTCAGCAACCTACCACGGGCAATGTCTAAACGACTACTGGTACAAGGGGCCTGACCTTCTTAACAATTTATTTGGAGTCATCATGAAGTTCCGTGAAAATGAAGTAGCAGTCATTGCAGACATCTCAAAGATGTACCACCAAATTCTGATTCCAGAACGTGATCAGCATGTTCATCGCTTCTTGTGGAGAGACCTAAATACTGACCGTACACCTGATATTTACGTCAAGACAGTTCTGACGTTCGGGGATAAGCCAGCTCCAGCCATGGCGCAGATCGCCCTGAAGAAAACAGCTGAGGCTGCAGAGAAACAATTTCCAGATGCAGCACGAGTCTTAAAGGAAAACACCTACATGGACGACATATGCGACTCCGTCCATACTGTGAACGAGGCCAAGAAACTGACAAGTGAGATAGATGAGGTGTTAGCTGAAGGGGGATTCCGAGTAAAAGGCTGGTTATCTAATGAAGCTCTGGAAGAAAACTATACCAGTGAAAAGGAAGATGAGAGAATGAAGTTTCTGGACACCACAACTGATGAGAAAGTGCTGGGGACAGTATGGAACCGCAAAACTGACGAATTCCACTACAAGGTCAACTTGGACTTGGACAAGAATTTGTCCACCGATGATCGAGAACTGATGCAGAGAAAGTTAACAAAGCGTCAAATTCTGAGCCAGATTGCACAAATCTTTGACCCGATTGGATTCGCTGCAGCCTTTCTCATTCGTACCAAGATTGGAATGCAACATCTATGGCAACAGGGTCTGGACTGGGACCAAGAAATACCCAAGGCAGATCATGACAGCTGGATTCAACTATTCAAAGAGATGAAAGAGTTGAACGAGATAAGTTTTGAAAGATGTCTTACTCCGTCGAATGCTGTTGGGGTGCCCTTGCTGTGTATCTTCTGCGATGCTTCAGAGGAAGCTTTTGGAGCCTGTGCCTACATCCGATGGCAGATAAATGATGGCACCTATGATGTCCGATTCATTGCAGCCAAGTCTAGAGTAGCACCCTTGAAGAGGCTCACCATCCCACGATTGGAATTGCAGGCAGCAGTTATGGGTACAAGGCTGTACCAGGCCATCATGGAAGAACTGCGCCTACCAGTAGAGGAAGCAGTGTTTATGACTGACAGTATGATTGCCCTATCTTGGATTCGAAGCCAAGCCAGAGGATTCAAACCATTTGTATCCAACCGAGTAAGCGAGATTCAGAGCCAAACAGATCCCTCACAGTGGAGACATGTTCCAGGAGAGCTGAATGTAGCAGATGACGTCTCTCGTGGAGTACCTGTGAAACAATTGACCCAGCGCTGGAAAAATGGTCCAGAATTCCTGCGCTTCCCAGAAGAAAGTTGGCCAAAAGATGCAGAGAGGGTGAACCAGATGGAGGTAGATAAGGAACGACACAAGACCCAAGCTGTATTCATCACCACCGAAACTCAGGAAGCCATTGACTGCAAGAAGTATTCTAGCTGGAGAAAGCTAATCAGAGTCACAGCCTACGTTCGTCGATTTGTCCAGAACATACGAGCCAAGATGCAGTCTTGTGTAAACAAGGAGTCTAAACAGGGTCCGCTCTCACCCCAAGAGCTGACAGATGCTGCCAACTACTGGATTAtcaaagcacagaaaaatctacACAAACGCATGGCCAACGGAGAGTTCAAGTCATTGAGTCCCTTCACAGATGATGCAGGAATCTTAAGGGTTGGAGGCCGACTGCACGAGTCTACGATGTTTTACCATACAAAGCACCCAGCACTGCTGCCCCATGATCATTACATTTCAATTCTGATTGTGCGTAGTATTCACCAACAGGGCCACACTGGTGTTGCTACCACTGTTGCGAAAACAAGGCAAAGATACTGGATCCTGAAGGCACACAACCTAGCCAAGACGATCAAATACCGCTGTGTGGTTTGCAGAGAGGCAGAGCATAAACTGGAGACACAGGTCATGGCTGATTTACCGAAGCAACGCCTAGCGCCATACACACCACCATTCTACTTCACGTCATGCGACTACTTTGGACCCTACCAAGTGAAGATTGGACGTAACAAAACAGCCAAACACTATGGAGTGATCTTCACTTGCCTGAACACCAGAGCAGTGCACCTAGAGCTAGCGGTGGACTGTTCCACTATGGAATACATTCAAGTGCTCCGCAGATTCTTCTCTATTAGAGGTTATCCAGCTCAAATGATTAGTGACAACGGAACCCAACTGGTCGGAGCACAACGGGAACTTCAAAGAATGATTCAAGGTTGGAACATTGAAGAGCTGAAACAGTTCGGTGCAGAGAAAGGCATGGAATGGAAGTTCATCACACCAAGAGCACCACATCAAAATGGGTGTGCAGAGGCATTAGTCAAGAGCTGCAAGACTGCGCTGAAAAGGGCTGTTGGGGCTCAGGTGCTGACTCCGTTTGAACTTTACACAGTTTTATTAGAAGTTGCGAACCTCGTAAACCAACGCCCGATTGGAAGGATCCCAAATGACCCAGATGATGGTTCCTACCTGAGTCCGAACGATATACTACTTGGAAGAGCCTCGACTGATGTTCCTCAGGGGCCATTCCAGGAGACCAAAAATCCTAGGCACCGTGTGGAGTTTGTTCAGAGGATTATCGACTCTTTCTGGAAGCGCTGGAGCCGAGATGTTCTACCCTGCCTGGTACCACgcaagaaatggagagctgaaAGGCGTAACGTACGAGTCGGTGATGTGGTAACTGTGTCAGATACCAATCCAGTCCGGGGCAAGTGGTGTGTCGGCAGGGTTCTCGAGGTCTTTCCGGGATCGGATGGCAAGGTGAGGAACGTGAAGGTGAAGACTGAGAGCGGAGAGTACCAGAGGCCTATCACAAAAATAGCAGTGATCTACCCGGCAGAAGGTTATGATGAGGACTAG